One Paraburkholderia kururiensis DNA window includes the following coding sequences:
- the cgtA gene encoding Obg family GTPase CgtA, which produces MKFIDEAKIEVIAGDGGDGSASMRREKFVPFGGPDGGDGGRGGSVYAIADRNINTLIDYRYTKKHQARNGENGRGSDCYGKGGDDITLRMPVGTIITDIDTGELIADLTEHNQRVLVAKGGSGGLGNLHFKSSTNRAPRQKTEGKPGERRMVRLELKVLADVGLLGMPNAGKSTFISSVSNAKPKIADYPFTTLAPNLGVVRVAPGKSFVIADIPGLIEGAAEGAGLGHQFLRHLQRTGLLLHLVDLAPFDEGTDPVAEAKAIVNELRKYDESLYQKPRWLVLNKLDMVSEAEREARVADFVKRFEWDGPVFEISALTGQGCENLCYAVYDYVAAHSDARRAEEAEDLASDVRFRGANGASGQNEGEAGTAPDPSQG; this is translated from the coding sequence ATGAAGTTCATTGACGAAGCGAAGATCGAAGTCATCGCCGGCGATGGGGGCGATGGCAGCGCGTCGATGCGCCGCGAAAAGTTCGTCCCGTTCGGCGGCCCGGACGGCGGAGACGGCGGGCGCGGCGGTAGCGTCTACGCCATTGCTGACCGCAACATCAACACGCTGATCGACTACCGCTATACGAAGAAACATCAGGCGCGCAACGGCGAGAACGGTCGCGGCTCGGACTGCTACGGCAAGGGCGGCGACGACATCACGCTGCGCATGCCCGTCGGCACGATCATTACGGATATCGACACCGGCGAGCTGATCGCCGACCTGACGGAGCACAACCAGCGCGTACTGGTCGCGAAGGGTGGTTCGGGCGGCTTGGGCAATCTGCACTTCAAGTCATCCACGAACCGGGCTCCGCGCCAGAAGACCGAAGGCAAGCCCGGCGAGCGCCGCATGGTCCGGCTCGAGTTGAAGGTACTCGCGGATGTCGGCCTGCTCGGCATGCCGAACGCGGGCAAGTCCACGTTCATTTCGTCTGTCTCGAACGCGAAGCCGAAGATCGCCGATTATCCGTTCACTACGCTCGCGCCTAACCTGGGTGTGGTGCGCGTGGCACCCGGCAAGAGCTTTGTCATCGCGGACATCCCGGGATTGATCGAGGGCGCGGCGGAAGGCGCCGGACTCGGACACCAATTCCTGCGCCATCTGCAGCGCACCGGGCTGCTGCTGCATCTCGTGGATCTTGCGCCGTTCGACGAGGGCACGGACCCGGTCGCCGAAGCGAAGGCAATCGTCAACGAACTGCGCAAGTACGACGAGTCGCTTTATCAGAAGCCTCGCTGGCTGGTGCTGAACAAGCTTGACATGGTGTCGGAAGCGGAGCGCGAGGCGCGCGTTGCGGACTTCGTCAAGCGCTTCGAGTGGGACGGGCCCGTCTTCGAGATTTCCGCGCTCACGGGCCAGGGCTGCGAAAACCTCTGCTACGCCGTGTACGACTACGTTGCTGCCCATTCGGACGCCCGTCGCGCCGAGGAGGCCGAAGATCTGGCGTCCGACGTGCGGTTTCGCGGCGCGAATGGCGCCTCCGGTCAGAACGAGGGCGAGGCGGGAACAGCGCCGGACCCGTCGCAGGGGTAG
- a CDS encoding polyprenyl synthetase family protein encodes MSSTATSAPNAAALLAPIAEDMEQVNRVIRQRLASEVMLINQISEYIIGAGGKRLRPALLLLVAGALGERTGHRYELAAVIEFIHTATLLHDDVVDESDLRRGRQTANALFGNAASVLVGDFLYSRSFQMMVGVGKMRVMEILAEATNIISEGEVLQLLNMHDADVDEARYMQVIRYKTAKLFEAAAQLGAVLSGADGKIEEAAAEYGRHIGTAFQIMDDWLDYTGTAESMGKNAGDDLREGKPTLPLIWLIEHGTPAESALAREAIEQGGTDRFEDIFAAITRSGALDHTLECAKEEARAAAAAISSFPDSIYKESLLELCSYSTTRQS; translated from the coding sequence ATGTCGTCGACCGCCACTTCCGCCCCCAACGCCGCTGCCCTGCTTGCCCCGATCGCTGAAGACATGGAGCAGGTGAACCGTGTCATCCGGCAACGTCTGGCGTCCGAGGTGATGCTAATCAACCAGATCTCGGAGTACATCATCGGGGCCGGAGGCAAGCGTCTGCGTCCTGCGCTGCTGCTTCTCGTGGCGGGTGCGCTCGGTGAGCGCACCGGGCACCGGTACGAACTGGCCGCCGTGATCGAATTCATCCACACGGCAACGCTGCTGCATGACGACGTGGTCGACGAATCGGACCTGCGGCGCGGCCGGCAAACGGCCAACGCGCTGTTCGGCAACGCGGCCAGCGTGCTGGTGGGCGACTTCCTGTATTCGCGCTCGTTCCAGATGATGGTGGGCGTCGGCAAGATGCGCGTGATGGAAATTCTTGCCGAAGCGACCAACATCATCTCCGAAGGCGAAGTCCTGCAGCTTCTCAACATGCACGATGCGGACGTGGACGAGGCGCGCTACATGCAGGTGATCCGCTACAAGACGGCGAAGCTCTTCGAAGCGGCGGCGCAACTGGGCGCCGTGCTGTCGGGTGCCGACGGGAAGATCGAAGAGGCTGCCGCCGAGTACGGCCGACACATCGGTACCGCCTTCCAGATCATGGACGACTGGCTCGACTACACAGGCACGGCCGAGTCGATGGGCAAGAACGCAGGCGACGACCTGCGCGAAGGCAAGCCCACCCTGCCGCTGATCTGGCTCATCGAGCATGGCACACCGGCCGAGTCGGCGCTCGCGCGCGAAGCCATCGAGCAAGGCGGAACGGACCGCTTCGAGGACATCTTCGCCGCCATCACGCGCTCCGGCGCGCTCGACCACACGCTCGAATGCGCCAAAGAAGAGGCTCGCGCGGCCGCAGCGGCAATTTCTTCGTTCCCGGATTCCATTTACAAAGAAAGCCTGCTAGAATTATGTTCTTACTCGACGACGCGTCAGTCTTGA
- a CDS encoding HlyC/CorC family transporter, translating into MEQLPLWAQIGAVFLLLICSSFFSISETAMMAINRHRLKHLASRGALGAKVTQGLLARTDLLLSVILIGNNLFNTIIPVLTTSIALHTFGHDNVVLSIATGIVAFLIIVFAEITPKIVGATYPEKIALPASLLIAPLMRITKPVVWLVNLFANSLLRLLHINTKGAREQRLSTEELRTIVLESGSFMPTKHRSILLNLFDLENITVDDVMIPRRRIEALDFEAPLEDILHQLETCYHNKLVVYQGDIDRVLGILHVRKTLAALHNQELERETLRELLAEPYFVPTGTPVFQQLQYFQESRQRTALVVNEYGELQGLVTPEDIIEELIGEFTTSMPRSGSGRGGWNEEGECIVSGSMPLRELNRWLQISLPTDGPKTLNGLILEILEEIPDGDVCVQIGDVKLEVMRSDDQAIRTVKLFRPGAKGRMKGGTKSSKTMQTSQR; encoded by the coding sequence GTGGAACAACTCCCTTTATGGGCGCAGATAGGCGCGGTTTTCCTGCTGCTCATCTGCTCCAGTTTCTTCTCCATCTCCGAGACGGCGATGATGGCCATCAACCGTCATCGCCTCAAACACCTGGCAAGCCGGGGCGCGCTCGGCGCAAAAGTCACCCAAGGGCTGCTGGCGCGTACCGACCTGCTGCTCTCGGTTATCCTTATTGGCAACAATCTGTTCAACACCATCATTCCGGTGCTCACCACGTCGATCGCGCTGCATACGTTCGGCCATGACAACGTGGTGCTCTCCATCGCGACCGGCATCGTTGCGTTCCTTATCATCGTGTTTGCCGAGATCACGCCCAAGATCGTGGGCGCCACCTATCCCGAGAAGATCGCGCTACCCGCCAGTCTGCTCATCGCTCCGTTGATGCGCATCACGAAACCGGTGGTCTGGTTGGTGAATCTGTTCGCCAACAGTCTGCTCAGGCTGCTGCACATCAATACCAAAGGCGCGCGCGAGCAGCGCCTGTCCACGGAAGAGCTGCGCACCATCGTGCTCGAATCCGGCAGTTTCATGCCCACCAAGCACCGCAGCATCCTGCTGAACCTCTTCGATCTGGAGAACATCACCGTCGACGACGTCATGATCCCGCGCCGCCGGATCGAGGCACTCGACTTCGAAGCACCGCTCGAAGACATCCTTCACCAACTCGAAACCTGCTATCACAACAAGCTGGTCGTCTATCAGGGTGACATCGACCGTGTGTTGGGCATCCTGCACGTGCGCAAAACGCTGGCGGCGCTGCACAACCAGGAACTGGAGCGCGAGACACTGCGCGAATTGCTCGCGGAACCCTACTTCGTCCCGACCGGCACGCCCGTGTTCCAGCAACTCCAATACTTCCAGGAGTCGCGGCAGCGTACGGCGCTCGTCGTCAACGAATACGGGGAACTTCAAGGACTCGTCACGCCGGAAGACATCATCGAGGAACTGATCGGGGAGTTCACCACGTCCATGCCGCGTAGCGGCTCAGGACGCGGAGGATGGAACGAGGAAGGCGAATGCATCGTGTCGGGCAGCATGCCGCTGCGCGAGCTGAATCGCTGGCTCCAGATTTCGTTGCCAACGGATGGCCCCAAGACCCTCAACGGCCTGATCCTCGAAATTCTCGAGGAAATTCCGGACGGTGACGTCTGCGTGCAGATCGGCGACGTGAAACTCGAAGTGATGCGCAGCGACGATCAGGCTATCCGCACCGTGAAGCTGTTCAGACCCGGCGCAAAAGGCCGTATGAAAGGCGGCACCAAAAGCAGCAAGACCATGCAGACATCGCAGCGTTAG
- the coaE gene encoding dephospho-CoA kinase (Dephospho-CoA kinase (CoaE) performs the final step in coenzyme A biosynthesis.) produces MFSVGLTGGIGSGKSTVADLFAARGVPVVDTDFIAHRITAPGGLAMLPIVAEFGPSFAAPDGSLDRARMRSLVFSDDSARKRLEAITHPLIRAEADRERREAQGPYVIVVVPLLVESGDWKTRVDRVLVVDCPVETQVERVMKRNGFTREQVLAIVARQASREARLAAADDVVVNDGASIVALTARVEALHRRYLALASGQEHTQRQP; encoded by the coding sequence ATGTTCTCCGTCGGGCTAACCGGAGGTATTGGAAGCGGCAAATCCACTGTCGCAGACTTGTTCGCGGCACGGGGCGTCCCGGTGGTCGATACGGATTTCATCGCTCATCGCATCACCGCGCCAGGTGGTCTGGCCATGCTGCCGATCGTCGCAGAGTTTGGTCCGTCCTTCGCGGCGCCGGATGGGTCACTCGACCGCGCTCGCATGCGCTCGCTCGTCTTCTCGGACGATTCCGCGCGCAAGCGGCTCGAAGCCATCACACATCCGCTCATTCGCGCTGAGGCGGACCGCGAACGACGCGAAGCACAGGGGCCGTATGTGATCGTTGTCGTCCCTCTGCTCGTGGAGTCGGGCGACTGGAAGACGCGCGTGGATCGCGTTCTCGTCGTGGACTGCCCGGTCGAAACGCAGGTCGAACGGGTCATGAAGCGAAACGGATTCACACGCGAGCAGGTGCTTGCGATCGTCGCGCGGCAGGCATCGCGCGAAGCCCGACTCGCTGCCGCAGACGACGTCGTCGTGAACGACGGCGCTTCTATCGTGGCACTGACCGCTCGCGTCGAAGCGTTGCACCGCCGGTATCTTGCTCTCGCCAGCGGACAGGAGCACACGCAGCGCCAGCCGTAG
- a CDS encoding type II secretion system F family protein, whose protein sequence is MDASGMPRRGLLVAANAAQAREALKRDNVFALELVVRGTAPRPKAAHSDVSLFTRQLASLLRAGLPLAPALNLLAQADGPRGMPRIAATLSRDIAAGIAFSAALGRHPAQFGPLYCQLVAVGEASGALPAVLARIADDRERAAAQRAKVRAALTYPVAVLLFAVAITAALLIWVVPTFKQIFDGFGATLPAPTRTVLALSNAAARWSGPFVTLIIAGCLALRWLLRRSDTARVRFGRFALGVPIAGPLLKTLCAARWSRALGTLLAAGTPLADAFASLSHASGNAFFDEASAGIASRLARGERLAAAMRSAQCFPSHVVQPVAVAEESGALDAMLLDVAALADRQVDEKIATLSSLCEPLVIVVLGALVGGLVIAMYLPIIQLGNVV, encoded by the coding sequence ATGGACGCCTCCGGTATGCCAAGGCGCGGTTTGCTCGTTGCGGCGAATGCCGCACAGGCCCGCGAAGCGCTCAAGCGAGACAACGTCTTCGCACTCGAACTCGTCGTGCGCGGCACGGCACCGCGGCCCAAAGCGGCCCACTCGGACGTCTCGTTGTTCACGCGGCAACTCGCCAGCCTCTTGCGCGCAGGACTGCCGCTCGCGCCGGCACTGAATCTGCTCGCACAGGCAGACGGTCCGCGCGGCATGCCGCGCATCGCTGCGACGCTGTCACGCGACATCGCCGCGGGCATCGCATTTTCTGCGGCTCTGGGCCGTCATCCTGCGCAGTTCGGCCCGCTCTACTGCCAACTGGTTGCCGTAGGAGAAGCCTCAGGCGCGCTGCCGGCCGTGCTCGCCCGGATTGCGGACGATCGCGAACGCGCCGCCGCGCAACGCGCCAAGGTTCGCGCTGCGCTGACTTATCCCGTCGCCGTCCTCCTGTTCGCCGTTGCGATCACCGCGGCGCTGCTCATATGGGTCGTTCCCACGTTCAAGCAGATCTTCGATGGCTTTGGCGCCACCTTGCCTGCACCCACACGAACGGTACTCGCGCTCTCGAACGCTGCAGCGCGCTGGAGCGGTCCGTTCGTGACGCTGATCATCGCGGGCTGCCTGGCGCTACGCTGGCTCTTGCGCCGTTCCGACACGGCACGTGTCCGCTTCGGACGATTCGCGCTCGGTGTCCCGATTGCCGGCCCACTGTTGAAGACGCTCTGTGCGGCACGCTGGAGCCGCGCGCTCGGAACGCTCCTCGCGGCCGGCACGCCACTCGCCGACGCATTCGCCTCGCTCTCGCATGCAAGCGGGAATGCATTCTTCGACGAGGCAAGTGCCGGCATCGCGAGCCGCCTTGCTCGTGGCGAGCGGCTCGCGGCAGCCATGCGTTCGGCGCAGTGCTTTCCGTCACACGTCGTGCAGCCGGTTGCCGTTGCGGAGGAATCAGGCGCGTTGGATGCCATGCTGCTCGACGTAGCCGCGCTCGCCGATCGTCAGGTCGACGAAAAGATCGCCACGCTGTCCAGCCTGTGCGAGCCGCTCGTCATCGTCGTGCTTGGGGCGCTCGTGGGAGGCCTCGTCATCGCCATGTATCTTCCCATCATTCAACTGGGCAACGTGGTGTAG
- the rpmA gene encoding 50S ribosomal protein L27, with protein sequence MAHKKAGGSSRNGRDSESKRLGVKVYGGQAINAGGIIVRQRGTRMHPGDNVGIGKDHTLYALVDGHVKFTTKGADRKHTVVVVPAAA encoded by the coding sequence ATGGCACACAAAAAGGCAGGCGGCTCGTCACGCAACGGCCGCGATTCCGAGTCGAAACGACTGGGGGTCAAAGTGTACGGCGGTCAGGCAATCAATGCCGGCGGCATCATCGTGCGTCAGCGTGGCACGCGCATGCACCCCGGTGACAACGTCGGCATCGGCAAGGATCACACCCTGTACGCGCTCGTCGACGGCCACGTCAAGTTCACGACGAAGGGCGCCGACCGGAAGCACACGGTCGTCGTCGTCCCGGCAGCAGCCTGA
- the rplU gene encoding 50S ribosomal protein L21 → MYAVIKTGGKQYKVAVGEKLKVEQIPADIDAEITLDQVLAVGEGESIKFGTPLVSGASVKATVVSHGRHAKVTIFKMRRRKHYQKHGGHRQNYTELRIDAINA, encoded by the coding sequence ATGTACGCGGTCATAAAAACCGGCGGCAAGCAGTACAAGGTTGCCGTTGGCGAAAAACTTAAAGTAGAACAGATACCGGCTGACATTGACGCAGAAATCACGCTCGACCAGGTTCTCGCAGTGGGCGAAGGCGAATCGATCAAGTTCGGTACGCCGCTGGTCAGTGGGGCTTCCGTCAAGGCCACCGTTGTGTCGCACGGTCGTCACGCCAAAGTGACCATCTTCAAGATGCGTCGCCGGAAGCACTACCAGAAGCACGGCGGCCACCGCCAGAACTACACCGAACTGCGCATCGACGCGATCAACGCGTAA
- a CDS encoding prepilin peptidase, with protein MHALFPFLSDTARSGLAGVSGHPPSTLALAFGALPQSVQFGFAIVIGLVIGSFLNVVVHRVPIMLDRTWRAEVTDATGQLFPDDGLPARYNLWLPRSACPHCGHALRAWENIPVLSWLLLRGRCSNCQMRVSVRYPLIEVASALCAVAALAAFGPAGKALLAFGLCATLIAVSAIDLDHQLLPDSMTLPLLWAGLIVNLGSTFANLHDAVIGAIAGYLALWCVYWLFRLVRGVEGMGYGDFKLLSALGAWLGWTALPQIVVIAAVAGAIVGLVATWTGRMRFEEPLPFGPFLAAGGLITLFLGTPFYFAPF; from the coding sequence ATGCACGCTCTCTTTCCGTTCCTGTCCGATACCGCGCGAAGCGGCCTGGCCGGCGTCTCGGGACATCCGCCCAGCACGCTTGCGCTCGCTTTCGGTGCGTTGCCGCAGAGCGTGCAGTTCGGCTTCGCGATCGTCATCGGGCTCGTAATCGGCAGCTTCCTCAACGTCGTTGTGCACCGCGTTCCCATCATGCTGGACCGGACGTGGCGCGCCGAGGTCACCGATGCAACCGGCCAGCTCTTCCCCGACGATGGTCTGCCCGCACGCTACAACCTGTGGCTGCCGCGCAGCGCGTGCCCGCACTGCGGCCATGCGCTGCGCGCTTGGGAAAACATCCCGGTGCTCAGCTGGCTGCTGCTGCGCGGACGCTGCTCGAATTGCCAGATGCGCGTCAGCGTGCGTTACCCGCTCATCGAAGTCGCGAGCGCACTCTGCGCGGTAGCCGCCCTCGCCGCATTTGGCCCTGCCGGCAAAGCGCTGCTCGCCTTCGGCCTGTGCGCCACGCTGATCGCGGTGAGCGCCATCGATCTCGATCACCAACTGTTGCCCGACTCGATGACGCTGCCGCTACTGTGGGCCGGCCTCATCGTCAATCTGGGCAGCACGTTCGCGAATCTGCACGACGCCGTAATCGGCGCCATTGCGGGCTATCTCGCGCTTTGGTGCGTCTACTGGCTATTTCGGCTGGTGCGCGGCGTGGAGGGAATGGGCTACGGCGACTTCAAGCTACTGTCGGCCCTGGGTGCATGGCTCGGATGGACGGCGTTGCCGCAGATCGTCGTGATTGCCGCCGTTGCGGGCGCCATCGTCGGACTCGTGGCAACCTGGACAGGTCGCATGCGATTCGAAGAGCCCTTGCCGTTCGGCCCGTTTCTCGCGGCCGGGGGGCTCATCACCCTCTTTCTCGGCACGCCGTTTTATTTCGCACCGTTCTAA
- the zapD gene encoding cell division protein ZapD, with amino-acid sequence MILYEYPFNERIRTLLRLEDLFERFTFFLTQEDAREHHVALTTLFEISEVAGRADLKSDLMKELERQRQTLAPFRGNPGIEQNALEAVLGEIEQTLAGLGQMQGKTGQHLADNEWLASIRSRTIIPGGTCKFDLPSYYAWQQSHPDQRRQDIAKWVTPLLPLRDAAAIVLRLARESGQASKVMAMQGSYQQMLSGRSYQLMQVRVAPELRVIPEASANKYMLWVRFMVQDGDLRPRAVDVDVPFQLTLCSL; translated from the coding sequence TTGATTCTTTACGAGTATCCCTTCAACGAGCGAATCCGCACGCTGTTGCGCCTCGAGGATCTGTTCGAGCGCTTCACGTTCTTCCTCACCCAGGAAGACGCACGGGAGCATCACGTTGCGCTCACGACGCTGTTCGAAATATCGGAAGTCGCGGGCCGCGCCGATCTGAAGTCGGATCTGATGAAGGAACTCGAGCGTCAGCGTCAGACGCTGGCACCATTCCGCGGCAACCCCGGCATCGAACAAAACGCACTCGAAGCCGTGCTGGGCGAGATCGAGCAGACGCTCGCCGGGCTCGGCCAGATGCAAGGCAAAACTGGCCAGCATCTTGCAGACAACGAGTGGCTTGCAAGCATCCGTAGCCGCACGATCATTCCGGGCGGTACCTGCAAGTTCGATCTTCCGTCGTACTACGCCTGGCAGCAGTCGCACCCGGACCAGCGGCGTCAGGACATCGCGAAGTGGGTCACGCCGCTGCTGCCGCTGCGCGATGCCGCCGCCATTGTGCTGCGCCTCGCACGCGAATCGGGCCAGGCGTCCAAGGTGATGGCCATGCAGGGCAGCTACCAGCAAATGCTCTCGGGCCGCTCATATCAGCTCATGCAAGTGCGCGTGGCACCGGAATTGCGCGTCATTCCGGAAGCAAGCGCGAACAAGTACATGCTGTGGGTGCGCTTCATGGTGCAAGACGGTGACCTGCGGCCGCGCGCCGTCGACGTCGACGTACCGTTCCAGCTCACGTTGTGCAGCCTCTGA
- a CDS encoding GspE/PulE family protein produces the protein MSPSKSPFTQHPEHSPLYASTSPADGRLAPAAAASSNAAGTAGTRTAAVTTAASPPPRARPADTLAAVRDTDNTPAVRLLADTLEQAAQRNASDVHIEPFEHGWRVRLRIDGVLHELARPPAHLRDPFVTRVKVLARMDIAERRVPQDGRLRLALTGERNEDYRVNSLPTLFGEKLVLRRLDALPADLSLASLGLAQAQQRTVETAIRSPHGLVLVTGPTGSGKTLSLYCFLQMLNTESRNVCSVEDPAEIQLAGINQVSIREKAGLTFAVALRAFLRQDPDVIMIGEIRDEETADVAVKAAQTGHLVLSTLHTNDAPAAIGRMIDIGVAPYNLAAALRMVTAQRLVRRLCTTCRRPSDDLAAWRAVAGDEADRGLPYSPRGCGACHGIGYRGRLGVHEVMPVSDAMRELIVRRAGSHEIARQARAERVTSLREAALARVCDGTTSLDEALAATEAA, from the coding sequence ATGTCTCCTTCGAAGTCTCCTTTCACGCAGCACCCAGAGCATTCCCCGCTATACGCGTCGACATCGCCAGCCGACGGCCGTCTGGCCCCGGCTGCCGCGGCGAGCAGCAACGCCGCAGGCACCGCGGGCACTCGAACCGCGGCAGTCACCACCGCAGCGAGCCCGCCGCCTCGCGCTCGTCCGGCCGATACGCTCGCCGCCGTGCGCGACACCGATAACACGCCCGCTGTCCGACTGCTCGCCGACACGCTCGAACAAGCTGCGCAACGCAACGCGTCCGATGTGCACATCGAGCCCTTCGAGCACGGCTGGCGCGTGAGACTGCGCATCGACGGCGTGCTTCACGAACTCGCGCGACCGCCTGCTCATCTGCGCGATCCGTTCGTTACGCGAGTGAAGGTGCTCGCACGAATGGATATCGCGGAACGGCGTGTGCCGCAGGACGGACGACTACGTCTTGCGCTCACAGGTGAGCGCAACGAAGACTATCGCGTCAATTCGTTGCCCACGCTCTTTGGCGAAAAGCTCGTACTGCGTCGGCTGGATGCGCTTCCTGCCGATCTGTCGCTCGCGTCGCTGGGGCTCGCGCAGGCACAGCAGCGCACCGTCGAAACCGCGATCCGCTCACCGCATGGTCTCGTGCTCGTGACCGGTCCCACCGGCAGCGGCAAGACGCTCTCGCTGTACTGTTTTCTGCAGATGCTCAACACGGAGTCGCGCAACGTGTGCTCGGTGGAAGATCCCGCTGAAATTCAGCTCGCCGGCATCAACCAGGTCAGCATTCGGGAGAAGGCGGGGCTCACGTTCGCGGTGGCGCTGCGCGCGTTTCTGCGCCAGGATCCGGACGTCATCATGATCGGCGAAATTCGCGACGAGGAAACAGCCGACGTGGCGGTGAAGGCGGCCCAGACCGGCCACCTTGTCCTCTCGACGCTGCACACGAACGACGCGCCGGCCGCCATCGGCCGCATGATCGACATCGGCGTGGCGCCTTATAACCTCGCGGCGGCATTGCGCATGGTGACTGCGCAGCGGCTCGTGCGGCGGCTGTGCACCACGTGTCGCAGGCCGTCCGACGATTTGGCGGCGTGGCGGGCGGTGGCCGGTGACGAGGCAGATCGCGGCTTGCCCTACTCGCCCCGCGGATGTGGTGCGTGCCACGGCATCGGTTATCGCGGGCGACTCGGCGTACACGAGGTGATGCCCGTGTCGGATGCCATGCGCGAACTCATCGTTCGACGTGCGGGGAGCCACGAAATTGCGCGACAAGCTCGCGCCGAACGCGTCACTAGCCTGCGTGAAGCCGCACTCGCACGAGTCTGCGACGGCACCACGAGTCTCGACGAAGCACTCGCCGCCACGGAGGCAGCGTGA
- the proB gene encoding glutamate 5-kinase: MRSVIADSRRLVVKVGSSLVTNDGRGLDHEAIGRWAAQIAALRGAGKEVVLVSSGAIAEGMQRLGWTKRPREIDELQAAAAVGQMGLAQVYESRFAEHAIRTAQILLTHADLADRERYLNARSTLLTLLRLGVVPIINENDTVVTDEIKFGDNDTLGALVANLIEGDALVILTDQRGLYTADPRKDPNATLVAQADAGAHELEAMAGGAGSSIGRGGMLTKILAAKRAAHSGANTVIASGREPDVLLRLAAGEGIGTQLIARTARMTARKQWMADHLQVRGHVVIDDGAVEKLTSGGKSLLPIGVVAVQGAFARGEVIACLNGAGVEVARGITNYSSAEAKLIQRHPSGEIESVLGYMLEPELIHRDNLVLI; the protein is encoded by the coding sequence ATGCGTTCTGTCATTGCCGATTCCCGGCGCCTCGTTGTGAAAGTGGGATCGAGCCTCGTTACCAACGACGGGCGCGGGCTCGATCACGAGGCTATCGGCCGCTGGGCCGCGCAGATCGCGGCGTTGCGCGGCGCAGGCAAGGAAGTGGTGCTGGTAAGTTCGGGCGCAATCGCGGAAGGCATGCAACGGCTCGGCTGGACGAAACGTCCGCGCGAAATCGATGAGTTGCAAGCCGCCGCCGCGGTGGGGCAGATGGGGCTCGCGCAGGTCTACGAGAGCCGTTTCGCCGAGCATGCCATCCGCACCGCGCAAATTCTGCTCACGCACGCCGACTTGGCCGACCGCGAACGCTATCTCAACGCGCGCTCCACGTTGCTCACGCTGCTGCGCCTGGGCGTGGTGCCGATCATCAACGAGAACGACACCGTGGTTACCGACGAAATCAAGTTCGGTGATAACGACACGTTGGGGGCGCTGGTCGCGAACCTGATCGAAGGCGACGCGCTCGTCATCCTCACGGATCAGCGCGGACTCTATACCGCCGACCCGCGCAAGGACCCGAACGCCACCCTCGTGGCCCAGGCGGATGCCGGCGCGCACGAACTTGAAGCCATGGCCGGCGGCGCGGGGTCGAGCATCGGCCGCGGCGGCATGCTCACGAAGATTCTGGCTGCGAAACGCGCCGCGCACAGCGGCGCAAACACGGTGATCGCGAGCGGCCGCGAGCCCGACGTGCTGCTACGACTTGCCGCAGGCGAGGGGATTGGCACCCAACTGATCGCCCGTACGGCGCGTATGACCGCGCGCAAGCAATGGATGGCCGACCATCTGCAGGTGCGCGGCCACGTGGTGATCGACGACGGCGCCGTGGAGAAGCTCACCTCGGGCGGCAAGAGCCTGCTGCCGATCGGCGTGGTCGCCGTGCAGGGTGCCTTTGCGCGCGGCGAGGTGATCGCGTGCCTGAACGGCGCGGGCGTCGAAGTGGCGCGTGGCATCACCAACTACAGCAGTGCCGAAGCCAAGCTCATCCAGCGTCATCCGAGCGGGGAGATCGAGTCCGTGCTCGGCTACATGCTCGAGCCCGAACTGATCCACCGCGACAACCTCGTGCTGATCTGA